The genomic region GCCTGTTTTCACTGACATGCGAAATAGCTCGCACAATCGGCTCACCAAATGAGCCGAATAACCCCCTCTATTCGGCTCGCCCCACCCATGCATTCCTCCATGGATCACCCACGCTGAACCTGGCAACACGCCACTGCCGACCTACTGGAAAAAAACTGCCTGACACGCCTCCCCGGAGGCGGCCGCAGCACGCGTTATCAGATCAATCCCACCCACGAGTAGCCCCCTACTCATTTGCCCCCATCCCCCATGTCTGCTAGTGTCGCGCCGGTTTACCGTCTACCGGAATTGCCGCCATGGCCCGCAAAAAAGTTGCACTGGATTTCGAACAATCCCTCGCCGACCTGCAAACCCTGGTCGAGCGGCTGGAGAACGGCGAGTTGTCGCTGGAGGACTCGTTGACGGCGTTTGAGCAGGGCATCGGCCTGACCCGCGACTGCCAGAGCGCGTTGGCGCAGGCGGAGCAGAAGGTCCAGGTGTTGCTGGAGCGCGATGGGGAGTTGGCCGAAGAACCTTTCGATGCGGAACAGCCGGAATGATCGACGCGTACCAGGCCAGTAGCCAAGCCCGGGTGAATGCCGCGCTGGAGCCCTTGTTTGTTGCGCCAAGCCCGGAAATGGCGCGCCTCTATGAAGCCATGCGCTACAGCGTGATGAATGGCGGCAAGCGTGTGCGCCCGTTGCTGGCCTATGCGGCCTGTGAAGCCCTGGGTGCGCCTGCCGAAGAAGCCAATGGTGCCGCGTGCGCGGTGGAGCTGATCCACGCCTACTCCCTGGTACATGACGATTTACCGGCAATGGACGACGACGATCTGCGTCGCGGCCAGCCCACCACCCACAAAGCCTTTGATGAAGCCTATGCGATCCTGGCCGGTGACGGCTTGCAGAGCCTGGCGTTCAGCGCATTGCTGGACCCGCGCTTGAGCAGCGTCAACGCCGAGATCCGCCTGCGCATGGTAACCACCTTGGCCCAGGCCGCAGGCCCAGCCGGCATGGTCGGCGGGCAAGCCATCGATATGGG from Pseudomonas synxantha harbors:
- a CDS encoding exodeoxyribonuclease VII small subunit: MARKKVALDFEQSLADLQTLVERLENGELSLEDSLTAFEQGIGLTRDCQSALAQAEQKVQVLLERDGELAEEPFDAEQPE
- the ispA gene encoding (2E,6E)-farnesyl diphosphate synthase, whose amino-acid sequence is MIDAYQASSQARVNAALEPLFVAPSPEMARLYEAMRYSVMNGGKRVRPLLAYAACEALGAPAEEANGAACAVELIHAYSLVHDDLPAMDDDDLRRGQPTTHKAFDEAYAILAGDGLQSLAFSALLDPRLSSVNAEIRLRMVTTLAQAAGPAGMVGGQAIDMGSVSLKLDQKALEHMHRHKTGALIEAAVHLGALASGRAQAAQLAALQTYSRAIGLAFQVQDDILDVESDTATLGKRQGADIARDKPTYPALLGLEAAKAYAIELRDQALDALRPFDAAAEPLRDLARYIVERRH